A single Pseudoalteromonas phenolica DNA region contains:
- a CDS encoding YjiH family protein, which translates to MTTQPYQQNKVHWRTLFAFIVPSLIGVFLFMTPVSVGEAMTIPIAVLAKKLQAFVAPFIHAMIVGVVCVTAVLSLAAKLLKPKALMQFALFKHLFDVSWIWLVTRLLGAAFILMTFFKVGPAFIHAEHTGALVLNDLLPVLFSVFVLAGLLLPLLLNFGLLELVGTLLTKVMRPLFGVPGRSAVNCVASWLGDGSVGILMTARQYEEKYYTQKEAAIIGTTFSAVSITFCLVVIGQVKLEHLFAPFYLTVCLAGFVAALIVPRLPPLRFKKSTYIDGTEPAHDAEAVPDDKTLFQHALSVALEKAEKAPGVKGTLKEGMTNALDMVFAVLPVVMAVGTLALIIAEYTPIFQYLGTPFVPYLELLQVPEAAQAAQTIVVGFADMFIPSILAASSIESDVTRFIVAAMSVTQLIYMSEVGALLLGSKIPVNILELFTIFILRTLVTLPVIALMAHWLV; encoded by the coding sequence ATGACAACTCAACCTTATCAGCAAAATAAAGTGCATTGGCGTACTTTGTTTGCGTTTATTGTGCCTTCTCTAATCGGTGTATTTTTGTTTATGACACCGGTTTCGGTTGGTGAGGCAATGACCATTCCAATAGCCGTGTTGGCAAAAAAGCTTCAAGCTTTTGTCGCGCCTTTTATCCACGCTATGATTGTTGGTGTTGTTTGTGTTACAGCTGTTTTAAGTTTAGCCGCTAAACTATTGAAACCAAAAGCCCTGATGCAGTTTGCGTTGTTTAAACATTTGTTTGATGTCAGTTGGATTTGGTTGGTTACCCGTTTATTGGGTGCAGCATTCATATTAATGACTTTTTTTAAAGTGGGTCCAGCTTTTATTCATGCTGAGCATACTGGTGCCTTGGTACTGAATGATCTGTTACCTGTGTTATTTTCTGTATTTGTACTCGCGGGATTATTGTTACCTTTATTACTTAATTTTGGTTTACTAGAGCTGGTGGGTACTTTGCTTACAAAAGTAATGCGTCCATTATTCGGAGTACCAGGTAGAAGTGCGGTTAATTGCGTGGCTTCTTGGTTAGGCGACGGCAGTGTGGGTATTTTGATGACGGCCCGTCAATATGAAGAAAAGTACTATACACAAAAAGAAGCAGCCATTATTGGAACGACTTTCTCTGCTGTTTCGATTACTTTTTGCTTAGTAGTAATTGGCCAAGTAAAGCTTGAACATTTATTTGCACCTTTTTACTTAACTGTCTGTTTAGCAGGATTTGTTGCAGCGCTTATTGTGCCTAGACTGCCGCCTTTAAGGTTTAAAAAATCAACTTATATTGATGGTACTGAGCCTGCACATGATGCAGAAGCAGTTCCAGATGACAAAACGTTGTTTCAACATGCATTATCTGTTGCTTTAGAAAAGGCAGAAAAAGCGCCCGGTGTTAAAGGTACCTTAAAAGAGGGGATGACAAACGCACTCGATATGGTATTTGCTGTGCTACCTGTTGTGATGGCTGTTGGTACTCTTGCATTGATCATCGCAGAATATACGCCAATCTTTCAATATCTAGGTACGCCGTTTGTGCCATATCTTGAATTATTACAAGTTCCAGAAGCAGCGCAAGCAGCACAAACGATCGTTGTTGGCTTTGCAGATATGTTTATCCCTTCAATTCTTGCCGCAAGCAGTATTGAAAGCGATGTAACGCGCTTCATTGTTGCAGCGATGAGTGTGACACAGCTTATCTATATGTCAGAGGTTGGCGCATTACTACTTGGTAGTAAAATCCCAGTTAACATCCTTGAGTTGTTCACAATCTTCATTTTAAGAACATTAGTCACACTGCCAGTGATTGCTTTGATGGCTCATTGGTTAGTTTAA
- a CDS encoding 2-hydroxyacid dehydrogenase, whose protein sequence is MKVALFSSQRYEQPYFEHALSTTSNISVSHFSEALNVQTAPLCSGFQAVCAFVNDDLSGPVLELLAEQGIRCIALRCAGFNNVDIACAKKLGITVVRVPAYSPEAVAEHCIALMLTLSRKTHKAYNRVREDNFDLNGLLGFNLHKKTVGIVGAGKIGQALIRILNGFGAEVLVFDPNVGEGSYTQVSLEMLLAQSDIISLHCPLNEATHHIIDETAFNKMQEGVMLINTSRGALIDTQACIQALKSRKLGYLGLDVYEQESELFFKNRSEEILQDDLFARLVSFPNVLITGHQGFFTEEALEQIADVTIGNLSDFSQNKPLLNEVS, encoded by the coding sequence ATGAAAGTCGCCTTGTTCAGCTCGCAAAGGTATGAACAACCCTATTTCGAACACGCATTATCCACTACCAGCAATATTAGCGTCTCGCATTTTAGCGAAGCATTAAATGTGCAAACTGCACCACTATGTTCGGGTTTTCAAGCTGTCTGCGCCTTTGTAAACGATGACTTATCAGGCCCTGTATTAGAATTATTAGCTGAGCAGGGTATACGCTGTATCGCATTAAGATGCGCAGGCTTTAATAATGTCGATATAGCATGTGCTAAAAAACTCGGGATCACCGTAGTTCGTGTACCCGCATACAGCCCTGAAGCCGTTGCAGAGCATTGTATTGCTTTAATGCTAACGCTCAGTCGTAAAACTCATAAAGCTTATAACCGAGTAAGAGAAGATAACTTCGACCTAAATGGCTTACTCGGTTTTAATCTGCATAAAAAAACGGTCGGTATTGTTGGTGCAGGAAAGATTGGCCAAGCCCTGATCCGAATTCTCAATGGCTTTGGTGCAGAAGTTTTAGTGTTTGACCCTAACGTTGGCGAAGGCTCTTATACTCAAGTTAGCCTAGAAATGTTATTGGCCCAAAGTGATATCATTTCGTTGCACTGCCCTTTAAATGAAGCAACTCATCATATTATCGATGAAACTGCATTTAACAAAATGCAAGAGGGAGTCATGTTAATTAATACTAGTCGCGGTGCACTCATAGATACTCAGGCCTGTATTCAAGCACTAAAATCAAGAAAATTAGGCTACTTGGGACTAGATGTCTATGAACAGGAGTCTGAGCTGTTCTTCAAAAATCGCAGTGAAGAAATTTTGCAAGATGACTTATTCGCTCGTTTAGTGAGCTTTCCTAATGTACTGATTACAGGTCACCAGGGTTTCTTCACAGAAGAAGCTCTTGAGCAAATTGCTGATGTGACAATTGGTAACTTAAGTGACTTTAGTCAAAACAAGCCACTATTAAATGAAGTGAGCTAA
- the bcp gene encoding thioredoxin-dependent thiol peroxidase — protein sequence MNTLKAGDNAPLFSLQNQNDETVELKTLLESNQVLVYFYPKASTPGCTVQAENLRNEKAQLAELNTVAVGISPDPIKRLKNFETKKELNFDLLSDEDHAIADAFGVWGLKKFMGKEYDGIHRISFLVSQDGKIKHVFDKFKTKDHHEVVINFLKENA from the coding sequence ATGAACACATTAAAAGCAGGTGACAACGCACCTTTATTCTCGTTACAAAACCAAAATGACGAAACAGTCGAACTAAAAACCTTATTAGAATCAAACCAAGTTTTAGTTTACTTCTATCCTAAAGCGTCAACACCTGGTTGTACGGTTCAAGCTGAAAACCTGCGTAATGAAAAAGCACAACTTGCTGAGCTTAATACTGTTGCGGTTGGTATTAGCCCCGATCCAATCAAGCGCTTAAAGAACTTCGAAACTAAGAAAGAGTTAAACTTTGACCTATTATCTGACGAAGATCATGCCATTGCAGATGCGTTTGGTGTGTGGGGTTTAAAAAAGTTTATGGGTAAAGAATACGATGGTATTCACAGAATTAGCTTCTTAGTATCTCAAGATGGTAAAATCAAACATGTGTTTGATAAATTCAAGACTAAAGACCATCACGAAGTTGTTATTAACTTCCTAAAAGAAAACGCATAA
- a CDS encoding NAD(P)-dependent oxidoreductase: MSMNVAFIGLGVMGFPMAGHLQKAGYQVTVFNRTTAKAEAWAKEHGGDFANTPKLAVEQAEVVFMCVGNDDDLRSVVYGEEGVLAGMKSGAILVDHTTTSAKVAKEVAEKAAEQSVAFLDAPVSGGQAGAENGVLTVMVGGEQSVFDKVQPIMAAFSRFSQLLGPVGAGQTCKMVNQICIAGVVQGLAEGLHFAKQAGLDGEKVIETISKGAAGSWQMENRYKTMLAGEYEFGFAVDWMRKDLGIALDEARNNGASIPLTAMVDQYYADVQALGGGRFDTSSLLARLDAIHDKK; the protein is encoded by the coding sequence ATGTCAATGAATGTGGCTTTTATCGGTTTAGGTGTCATGGGCTTTCCAATGGCTGGACATTTACAGAAAGCGGGTTACCAAGTAACCGTGTTTAATCGCACCACAGCCAAAGCAGAAGCTTGGGCTAAAGAGCACGGTGGAGATTTTGCAAATACGCCAAAATTGGCAGTAGAGCAGGCTGAAGTTGTGTTTATGTGCGTTGGTAATGATGATGACTTGCGCTCGGTTGTGTATGGTGAAGAAGGCGTGCTTGCGGGTATGAAGTCAGGAGCTATCTTAGTCGACCATACAACCACATCAGCAAAAGTTGCGAAAGAAGTGGCTGAAAAGGCGGCAGAGCAATCAGTCGCATTTCTTGATGCGCCAGTATCAGGTGGTCAGGCGGGGGCAGAAAATGGCGTGTTGACTGTTATGGTCGGTGGTGAACAATCTGTGTTTGATAAAGTACAACCAATCATGGCTGCGTTTAGTCGTTTTAGCCAGTTATTAGGGCCAGTTGGTGCAGGTCAAACCTGTAAAATGGTTAATCAAATTTGTATTGCAGGTGTAGTACAAGGTTTAGCTGAGGGGCTTCATTTTGCTAAGCAAGCAGGTCTAGATGGTGAAAAAGTTATTGAGACAATTTCAAAAGGCGCTGCTGGTTCATGGCAAATGGAAAATCGTTATAAAACCATGTTAGCGGGTGAATATGAGTTTGGCTTTGCGGTGGATTGGATGCGTAAAGATTTGGGCATTGCTCTTGATGAAGCGCGAAACAACGGCGCAAGTATTCCACTGACAGCCATGGTTGACCAATATTATGCTGACGTTCAAGCGCTAGGTGGTGGCCGTTTTGATACATCGAGCTTATTAGCACGCTTAGATGCGATTCACGACAAGAAGTAG
- a CDS encoding glycine cleavage system protein R translates to MTAFANQQLVLTAIGEDRSGIVSELTQLVSDCNCNIIDSRIAILGREFTFIMLLSGDMAAISRVEHTLPIKGMELGLLTMMKRTSSHSEDDYIGAYNLEYTGIDAPGTLSKVTRFIAEHNVSIASLKSDTYEQDNELHMRCELELNLPSQIDLDDFKVQFEALSSTLNVDYILRRIR, encoded by the coding sequence ATGACCGCATTTGCAAACCAACAATTAGTACTTACCGCCATAGGCGAAGATCGTTCAGGTATTGTCAGTGAACTTACTCAACTTGTGAGTGATTGTAACTGCAATATCATTGATAGTCGTATTGCCATTCTTGGTAGAGAATTCACTTTCATCATGTTACTCAGTGGTGATATGGCCGCCATTAGCCGTGTTGAACATACGCTACCAATTAAAGGAATGGAATTAGGGCTACTAACCATGATGAAACGCACCAGTTCGCATTCGGAAGACGATTATATTGGTGCTTATAACTTAGAATATACGGGCATAGACGCGCCAGGCACACTCAGTAAAGTGACACGTTTTATCGCAGAGCACAATGTCAGTATCGCATCGTTAAAATCTGACACGTATGAACAAGACAATGAATTACATATGCGCTGTGAGTTAGAATTAAATTTACCTTCACAGATCGATCTTGATGATTTCAAAGTACAATTCGAAGCACTTTCAAGTACACTCAATGTAGATTACATTTTAAGACGTATTCGCTAA
- the bamC gene encoding outer membrane protein assembly factor BamC: MQYWIPKTVALGVILGLSGCSVFTNDTHHEKNYRINKAVQVPSDLKQPYKDPTYAMQEAQYDNDTEELALRPPQQVLTLAAGSWLEQNDKLARVFFDKNDGIEDLTSFIWQAVDSVAAEKQISFESMNKEQGEALTDWYSVITPSSKWFWQEETTPSKQKYKFTVSQSEHQRTASLSAELVDYQSDEIELTELLKQQLEVRALNQIIAEFDYQYRLLLVELRKQQGQLALDIGFDPNGNAAMVAVQPVNIVIANLANVLERLNFTIISVDGEKDELHVRYEKPEDSVWDSIWGDETVILPIDEGDYRIKISTLSDKKSSVTWRNNDGEALSADLLSELQQNLNKAIGNKGLSI; encoded by the coding sequence GTGCAGTATTGGATCCCAAAAACGGTCGCGTTAGGCGTGATCCTTGGTTTATCTGGATGTAGTGTTTTCACAAATGACACCCACCATGAAAAAAATTACCGTATTAATAAAGCTGTCCAAGTTCCGAGTGATTTAAAGCAGCCTTACAAAGATCCAACTTATGCCATGCAAGAAGCGCAGTACGATAACGATACTGAAGAGCTTGCGTTGCGACCACCTCAACAAGTGTTAACTCTTGCTGCAGGTTCTTGGCTTGAACAGAATGATAAACTTGCTAGAGTATTTTTTGATAAAAACGATGGAATTGAAGATTTAACGTCTTTTATCTGGCAAGCCGTTGACTCAGTCGCTGCTGAAAAACAAATTAGTTTTGAAAGCATGAATAAGGAGCAAGGTGAGGCGTTAACCGATTGGTACTCAGTGATCACGCCTTCTTCAAAGTGGTTTTGGCAAGAAGAAACAACTCCATCTAAGCAGAAGTATAAATTCACAGTTTCTCAAAGTGAACACCAAAGAACGGCTTCTTTAAGCGCCGAACTAGTTGATTATCAAAGTGATGAAATAGAATTAACTGAATTGCTAAAACAGCAATTAGAAGTTCGTGCACTTAACCAGATTATCGCTGAGTTTGATTATCAATACCGTTTATTACTTGTAGAGCTTCGTAAGCAACAAGGCCAGTTAGCATTGGATATCGGTTTCGATCCGAATGGTAATGCTGCAATGGTAGCTGTTCAACCTGTAAATATTGTAATTGCAAATTTAGCGAATGTTTTAGAACGGCTCAATTTCACTATCATTAGTGTAGATGGTGAAAAGGATGAGCTGCATGTTAGATATGAAAAGCCTGAAGATAGTGTTTGGGATTCGATTTGGGGTGATGAAACAGTTATTCTGCCAATCGACGAAGGCGACTATCGTATAAAGATTTCTACGCTTTCAGATAAAAAGTCATCTGTGACATGGCGCAATAATGATGGTGAAGCTTTAAGTGCTGACCTGTTAAGTGAATTACAACAAAATCTAAATAAAGCAATTGGTAACAAAGGCTTATCAATTTAA
- the rnc gene encoding ribonuclease III — protein MKRSVAELYKKIGYEFSDEALLEQAMTHRSHKGQHNERLEFLGDSILSYVIADALYKKFPKAREGDLSRMRSTLVRGQTLAEFGVEFNLGDYLRLGPGELKSGGFRRESTLADAVEAIIGAVFLDSDIDSCTKLILTWYDSRLAAISPGHNQKDPKTLLQEFLQARKLPLPNYTVIDTKGQAHNQTFTVECEVEGMESIISVGSSRRKAEQKAAEQALKILKNDA, from the coding sequence ATGAAAAGAAGTGTAGCAGAATTATATAAAAAAATAGGCTATGAATTTAGTGATGAGGCATTGCTTGAACAAGCGATGACTCACCGTAGTCACAAAGGCCAACATAATGAGCGCTTAGAGTTTCTTGGTGACTCGATCTTGAGCTACGTGATTGCCGATGCTTTATACAAAAAATTTCCTAAAGCACGTGAAGGCGATCTAAGTCGAATGCGTTCGACGCTTGTACGCGGTCAAACTTTAGCTGAATTTGGTGTTGAGTTTAATTTAGGTGATTATCTTCGTTTAGGCCCAGGTGAATTAAAAAGCGGTGGTTTTAGACGCGAATCAACACTTGCAGACGCTGTTGAAGCGATCATTGGTGCCGTTTTCTTAGATTCAGATATTGATTCTTGTACTAAGCTTATTTTGACATGGTACGACTCTCGTTTAGCGGCAATTTCTCCGGGTCACAATCAAAAAGATCCGAAAACATTACTGCAAGAGTTTCTACAGGCTCGAAAACTGCCTTTACCAAATTACACTGTGATCGACACGAAAGGTCAGGCACATAACCAGACATTCACGGTTGAATGTGAAGTGGAAGGGATGGAAAGCATTATTTCTGTGGGCAGTTCACGTCGTAAGGCTGAACAAAAAGCAGCAGAGCAAGCATTGAAGATTTTAAAGAATGACGCCTAA
- the era gene encoding GTPase Era, whose protein sequence is MTPNTHCGMIAIVGRPNVGKSTLLNKIVEQKVSITSRKPQTTRHRIMGIHTEDNYQAVYVDTPGLHIEEKRAINRLMNRAASSSIGDVELIIFVVEGTLWTKDDEMVLKKVQDSGRPVLIVMNKTDNVKDKEAVLPHMQWLSEQGNFVGIVPISAKSGKNIDLVKDEVRKRLPACEFYFPEDYVTDRSMRFLAAEIIREKLMRFMGDELPYSVTVEIEQFKWQDNGVWQINGLILVERQSQKRMVIGNKGEKLKVIGREARKDLEDMLDNKVFLELWVKVKSGWADDERALRSLGYGED, encoded by the coding sequence ATGACGCCTAATACGCACTGCGGCATGATCGCAATCGTTGGTCGCCCTAATGTGGGTAAATCAACGTTACTAAACAAAATTGTTGAACAAAAAGTCAGTATCACCTCGCGCAAACCGCAAACTACCCGTCACCGTATCATGGGTATTCATACTGAAGACAACTATCAAGCCGTTTATGTCGACACGCCGGGTCTTCATATTGAAGAAAAACGTGCGATCAACCGTTTAATGAACCGTGCAGCATCAAGCTCAATTGGTGATGTTGAACTGATCATTTTTGTGGTTGAAGGCACGCTATGGACGAAAGACGATGAAATGGTACTAAAAAAAGTCCAAGACAGTGGTCGTCCAGTGCTTATTGTTATGAACAAAACGGATAATGTAAAAGACAAAGAAGCCGTACTTCCCCACATGCAGTGGTTGAGTGAGCAAGGTAACTTTGTTGGTATCGTGCCAATTTCTGCAAAAAGCGGTAAGAATATCGATTTGGTAAAAGATGAAGTTCGCAAACGCCTTCCTGCGTGTGAATTTTACTTCCCTGAAGATTACGTGACTGATCGATCAATGCGCTTCTTAGCAGCAGAAATCATTCGTGAAAAGTTAATGCGTTTCATGGGGGACGAACTTCCTTACTCTGTTACTGTAGAAATCGAACAGTTTAAATGGCAAGACAATGGCGTTTGGCAGATCAATGGTTTGATCTTAGTTGAACGTCAATCACAAAAGCGTATGGTAATCGGTAATAAAGGCGAAAAGCTTAAGGTTATCGGTCGCGAAGCGCGTAAAGACCTTGAAGATATGCTTGATAACAAAGTATTTCTTGAACTTTGGGTAAAAGTGAAGTCTGGCTGGGCTGACGATGAGCGTGCACTTCGCTCTCTAGGCTACGGAGAAGACTGA
- the lepB gene encoding signal peptidase I, producing MAGYFSVFLVLLTLGSGLIWLIDHYMFAPKRKERIALAQGATQTPLDDDVIAQIAPEPAIVEGAKSIFPMIAAITIFRSFIFEPFQIPSGSMMPTLLDGDFILVQKYAYGIKDPVWRSQMIEVGEPERGDITVFKFPLDERIDFIKRVIGLPGDSIVYRNRQLFIKPNCEAGKERTDNLVCGEYNKIGLDIVNRDEFMQGPMHLVRLTEDLPGAQHDILINPQALESTDRYYQQTGTRKDEWVVPKDSYFVMGDNRNNSQDGRMWGFVPKENLVGKAVFIWMSFDFDNGPNSLLPGWVPTGVRFERLGNIQ from the coding sequence ATGGCAGGCTATTTTTCTGTATTCTTGGTGCTTTTGACTCTTGGGTCAGGCTTGATTTGGTTGATTGACCACTACATGTTCGCACCAAAGCGAAAAGAACGAATTGCGTTGGCACAAGGTGCTACGCAAACTCCTCTTGATGATGATGTGATTGCGCAGATTGCCCCAGAGCCTGCCATTGTAGAGGGTGCAAAGTCTATTTTTCCTATGATTGCTGCGATCACCATCTTCCGTTCGTTTATTTTTGAACCATTTCAGATACCGTCAGGCTCAATGATGCCAACGCTATTAGATGGTGATTTTATTTTGGTTCAAAAATATGCATATGGCATTAAAGATCCGGTTTGGCGCTCACAGATGATTGAAGTCGGTGAACCAGAACGTGGTGATATTACGGTATTTAAATTCCCACTTGATGAGCGAATTGATTTTATTAAACGTGTCATTGGCTTACCAGGGGATAGTATTGTATATCGTAATCGTCAACTTTTTATCAAGCCTAATTGTGAAGCCGGTAAAGAGCGCACTGACAACCTAGTGTGTGGTGAATACAATAAGATAGGTCTTGATATTGTAAACCGTGATGAATTTATGCAAGGACCAATGCATTTGGTAAGACTGACTGAAGACTTACCAGGTGCACAACATGACATCCTAATAAACCCACAGGCTTTAGAATCTACTGATCGTTATTACCAGCAAACTGGTACTCGCAAAGATGAGTGGGTTGTACCTAAAGACAGTTATTTTGTTATGGGTGATAACCGTAACAACAGTCAAGATGGTCGTATGTGGGGTTTTGTCCCTAAAGAAAACTTAGTCGGCAAAGCGGTGTTTATTTGGATGAGTTTTGATTTTGATAATGGCCCAAATAGCCTGTTACCAGGATGGGTTCCAACCGGTGTTCGTTTCGAACGCCTAGGTAATATTCAATAA
- the pdxJ gene encoding pyridoxine 5'-phosphate synthase — protein MKDILLGVNVDHIATLRQARGTSYPDPAHAAAVAEHAGADGITIHLREDRRHIQDRDVYVMAKTIQTRMNLEIALTEEMINIALEVKPAYVCLVPEKREELTTEGGLDVISHQAAITDAVSKLEAAGIKVSLFIDADKAQIDAAKATGAPYIEIHTGAYADAETDKEMAQELERIREGVKYAHGLGIIVNAGHGLHYHNVKPIAEMPEIYELNIGHAIIARAAIDGLEKAVRDMKRIMLEARQA, from the coding sequence ATGAAAGATATTTTATTAGGCGTTAACGTCGACCATATTGCAACGCTAAGACAAGCTCGTGGTACCAGTTATCCAGACCCTGCACATGCGGCAGCGGTTGCTGAGCATGCCGGTGCTGATGGTATTACCATCCACTTACGAGAAGACAGACGTCATATTCAAGACAGAGATGTCTATGTGATGGCAAAAACCATTCAAACTCGTATGAATCTTGAAATCGCGCTGACTGAAGAAATGATCAATATCGCGCTTGAAGTTAAACCAGCATATGTGTGCCTAGTACCTGAAAAACGTGAAGAATTAACTACTGAAGGCGGCCTTGATGTTATTTCACATCAAGCTGCAATCACCGACGCTGTAAGCAAACTAGAAGCCGCAGGTATTAAAGTATCGTTATTCATTGATGCTGATAAAGCACAAATTGATGCAGCAAAAGCAACCGGAGCACCTTATATTGAGATCCACACAGGTGCTTATGCAGATGCCGAAACAGACAAAGAAATGGCGCAAGAACTTGAGCGAATTCGTGAAGGCGTGAAATATGCGCACGGACTAGGGATCATAGTGAATGCAGGTCATGGTTTGCATTACCACAATGTTAAGCCGATTGCTGAAATGCCTGAAATTTATGAGCTGAACATTGGTCATGCGATTATTGCGCGCGCAGCAATCGATGGCCTTGAAAAAGCCGTGCGTGATATGAAGCGTATCATGTTAGAGGCAAGACAAGCTTAA
- a CDS encoding glutathione peroxidase — MANEIDTCGLKTKSNLLALDVLIMDNIYRYSIDLLNGKKLPMSTFEGKTLLIVNIASKCSFANQVAGLESLYREYKKDGFEILAVPCDQFGHSEPLSGEPLLDSYNKYFTASFYISQKHHVLGPDAHPIFNYLKTHTRGIVQNRAIKWNFTKFLVNSKGELVARYAPRTKPESLKTAIESQLYDESRLVQLAKV, encoded by the coding sequence ATGGCAAATGAAATAGACACATGCGGATTAAAAACAAAAAGCAATCTACTCGCTTTGGATGTATTAATTATGGATAACATTTATAGATACAGTATTGATTTACTTAATGGCAAAAAACTTCCAATGAGTACCTTTGAAGGTAAAACCTTGCTCATCGTAAACATTGCCAGTAAATGCAGCTTTGCAAACCAAGTTGCCGGATTAGAATCTCTCTATAGAGAATACAAAAAAGATGGTTTTGAAATATTAGCAGTACCCTGTGATCAATTTGGTCATAGCGAGCCTTTATCAGGTGAGCCTTTACTTGACTCTTATAACAAATACTTCACTGCCAGTTTTTATATTTCTCAAAAACATCATGTGCTTGGCCCTGATGCACACCCTATTTTTAACTATTTAAAAACGCATACACGTGGCATAGTGCAAAATCGGGCAATTAAATGGAATTTCACTAAGTTTTTAGTAAACTCAAAAGGTGAACTCGTCGCACGTTATGCGCCTAGAACTAAACCAGAATCACTAAAAACAGCTATTGAGAGTCAGCTTTATGATGAAAGTCGCCTTGTTCAGCTCGCAAAGGTATGA
- the recO gene encoding DNA repair protein RecO, whose translation MHNDFRQAYLLHRRPYSDSQAMLSMLVEGVGHLTMLARLKGKQSVKYSAQLQPFTPILCRYAGNYDLKYLNQFELVQNPLPLKGKPLYCAFYLNELSYRVIPASEPQEYIYELYQKHLKQLVDCNDFEPVLRSYEYQLLEALGFGVEFDMDADGDEIKDKYYYQYIPELGFVVTDNPQMGFNGKVLNRMASGEFADPEVRKPAKHLSRYLLKPLLGNKALKSRELFLSR comes from the coding sequence TTGCATAACGACTTTCGACAAGCTTACTTACTGCATAGACGTCCGTACAGTGACTCTCAGGCCATGCTAAGTATGCTTGTTGAAGGTGTAGGGCACCTAACCATGTTGGCTAGACTCAAAGGCAAACAGTCGGTTAAGTACAGTGCTCAACTTCAACCATTCACCCCAATTTTGTGCCGCTATGCTGGCAACTATGACCTTAAATACTTAAACCAATTCGAATTAGTACAAAACCCACTTCCCTTAAAAGGCAAGCCGTTATATTGTGCTTTTTATTTGAATGAGCTCAGTTATAGAGTGATCCCCGCCAGTGAGCCACAAGAATATATTTACGAGTTATATCAAAAACACTTAAAACAACTAGTAGACTGTAATGACTTTGAACCCGTATTACGTTCTTATGAGTATCAGTTACTTGAAGCTTTGGGGTTTGGGGTTGAGTTTGACATGGATGCTGATGGTGATGAGATAAAAGATAAATATTATTACCAATATATTCCAGAATTAGGCTTTGTTGTTACCGACAACCCGCAAATGGGGTTTAATGGTAAAGTACTTAATCGTATGGCAAGTGGGGAGTTTGCAGATCCTGAGGTGCGCAAGCCTGCAAAGCATTTAAGTCGGTATTTATTAAAACCACTTTTAGGAAACAAGGCTTTAAAGAGCCGAGAATTATTTTTATCAAGGTAA